A single window of Neospora caninum Liverpool complete genome, chromosome XII DNA harbors:
- a CDS encoding Ribosomal protein L37a, related yields MAKRTKKVGVVGKYGTRYGASLRKQVKKIELQQHAKYSCPFCGKMATKRQAVGIWKCRGCSKVMTGGAWTLQTAAAATVRSTVARLRKQIGETQTV; encoded by the exons ATGGCGAAGCGCACGAAGAAG GTCGGAGTCGTCGGTAAATACGGCACTCGCTACGGCGCTTCTCTGAGGAAGCAGGTGAAGAAGATCGAATTGCAGCAGCACGCCAAGTATTCCTGCCCCTTTTGCGGCAAG atgGCGACGAAGCGCCAAGCCGTCGGGATCTGGAAGTGCCGAGGATGCTCGAAAGTGATGACCGGAGGAGCCTGGACTCTTCAGACGGCAGCCGCAGCGACCGTGCGCTCCACAGTCGCTCGCCTGCGCAAGCAAATCGGCGAGACCCAGACGGTGTGA